In Cotesia glomerata isolate CgM1 linkage group LG1, MPM_Cglom_v2.3, whole genome shotgun sequence, one genomic interval encodes:
- the LOC123266465 gene encoding neuroglian-like has translation MKRSIFILLVLIAIDASSSEVLLPPRLVKQPPKDELLFQVARPDEDHKPFVIECEAEGYPAPAYKWTKNGKLFKSSPSGSGNLEISTPQDDDEGQYQCYAVNEAGIATSNSVFVRKAELNEFQETEIKTVTVNEGDSFYLTCTAPEGWPKPIIYWILQDYRGNIKNINNSRVTIDPEGTLWFSNVTQEDLSKDFYYRCMTMLPFNSEFKLGTKILLNVVPTESSDSQKKREPVIQYVTNQNKVAYRGKTAELFCIFSGTPLPEVTWSKDGEAIKTSDRVSYRNYGKSLRMKNIDFNDEGVYTCEASNGVGRIASYSINLKIMSEPFFTVEPEIVNAEEGEDVKIHCEAHGEPKPDIKWTYNSNPILEAPYNPRLEITKNSILIRDVNIYDIANYGCNATNTIGYIYKDVYINVSAAKDETSQPPIEYTSVETGKN, from the exons ATGAAGCGTTCAATATTTATTCTGCTGGTGTTAATCGCGATCGACGCATCTTCAAGTGAAG TGCTATTACCTCCACGTCTGGTAAAGCAACCACCGAAGGATGAATTACTTTTTCAAGTAGCCCGGCCTGATGAAGATCATAAGCCATTTGTTATTGAATGTGAAGCCGAAGGATACCCTGCTCCTGC ATACAAATGGACTAAAAACGGAAAACTTTTCAAATCATCTCCATCTGGCAGTGGTAATCTAGAAATTTCTACACCGCAAGATGATGATGAGGGACAGTACCAGTGTTACGCAGTAAATGAGGCTGGAATAGCGACGTCCAACTCAGTATTCGTAAGGAAAGCAGAGTTGAATGAGTTTCAGGAGACTGAAATAAAAACAGTGACTGTTAACGAGGGTGATTCATTTTATCTGACTTGTACTGCACCTGAGGGTTGGCCGAAGCCAATTATTTATTGGATACTTCAAGACTACCGGGGTAACAttaagaatattaataattcccGCGTAACCATCGATCCAGAAGGAACTTTGTGGTTTAGTAACGTTACCCAAGAAGACCTATCCAAAGACTTTTACTACAGATGTATGACTATGCTTCCATTTAATAGTGAATTCAAGCTTGGCACCAAAATTTTGTTGAACGTTGTACCTACGGAATCTTCAGACAGCCAAAAAAAGCGTGAGCCAGTAATACAGTATGTAACCAATCAAAATAAAGTTGCTTACCGTGGGAAGACAGCTGAATTATTCTGCATATTCAGTGGTACACCTCTGCCAGAAGTTACATGGAGCAAAGATGGTGAAGCTATAAAAACCTCAGACCGTGTAAGTTATCGTAACTATGGGAAGTCATTGagaatgaaaaatattgattttaacgACGAAGGTGTCTATACTTGTGAAGCATCAAATGGTGTTGGGCGTATCGCttcttattcaattaatttaaaaattatgtcagAACCTTTTTTTACTGTTGAACCGGAAATAGTAAACGCTGAAGAAGGTGAAGACGTGAAGATTCATTGCGAAGCTCATGGTGAACCCAAGCCAGATATTAAATGGACTTACAATAGTAATCCTATTTTAGAAGCACCCTACAATCCAAGActtgaaattactaaaaattcaattcttataagagatgtaaatatttacgaCATTGCTAATTACGGATGCAATGCGACTAATACCATTGGATATATTTACAAAGATGTATATATCAACGTATCGGCAGCAAAAGATGAAACATCTCAACCACCTATAGAGTATACTAGTGTCGAGacaggaaaaaattaa
- the LOC123266310 gene encoding scm-like with four MBT domains protein 1 produces MELDKNQMQDNMLDDVIDDGFVWQDYLDATESMEVPQIMFPHVELTLQSEIEIGMALEVPTSKSTNEECSYWIATIVVACESLLRLRYFGSDDKSLEFWFNLKKETGHELGWCLGNNKKLEPPDVILQKSPDCLEKLGDFLGSAKSIPVQVLSGEELSMADRIKQGMKVEVSDFFHPYKLWIATIIRNVGGRLLLRYDVPNNSKAPIKDFWVFCTSDSLHEFGFSVQSNSSWFLEPPSSIVDTHTYEEWKELIESGLQNQPTSLNLFNNTQSPPRHKFTIGMKLEAVWPTTHTKISPATVVKVFDDLYFLVELDTFSPNKKSNCYDPMYSYDEKTTWLCTANHPYIFPVGWSKEHDLKLTAPKGWGLHNPSEFNWDVYLADTNTTAAPKELFYSRESAIETGFEVGMHLEAVDPLNDNRICAGHISNITEDLLWITLDNHKTRAVHVVHMHSLKIFPVGWCESNHYPLKPPRDFKEVCKKLERPEKEDFKKTTIDLPIPESRSSSWCPKIYFNYRCFTGPMISKGKLANLPKSVGPGRVNLVMKEVLSMIVSVGYRSARILKVLQCDTKPQPGYHLEVLKAKHKNNTYRASVAVVSSGEMVSEFCRAVCQKLSVCPNLFGPKQIPEDDCPDRCNRSTKTKYLIGKRGKPKGYTSIMEAKTKPWGKKRRKKRIDGKPKNSPEPDQDDEVPYSSTDMPKEEIEDFDSKPSLSETDVMIEKDLHKSDKSDDIKTEVPSSNASDDSRSSFNDRKSKNSADSPISDTNKSKNSNTVANNSNKYNKVVKNKTKTKKRERHWEDCNESDNTDPEAEQAKPAAKRLKIQKLNINPLFWSVDDVFRYLRKTNDCKDIAYRVKQEEIDGLAFLLLNLPSLTEHMKLRTNIAMKLCRHIEQVKVTFFLKHINEEKQEKH; encoded by the exons ATGGAATTGGACAAAAATCAAATGCAAGACAATATGTTGGACGATg ttATAGATGATGGATTTGTATGGCAAGATTATCTGGATGCTACGGAGAGCATGGAAGTACCACAAATAATGTTTCCACATGTAGAATTAACTCTTCAAAGTGAAATTGAAATAGGAATGGCACTTGAAGTTCCAACATCTAAAAGTACGAATGAAGAATGTTCATACTGGATAGCCACGATTGTTGTTGCCTGTGAATCCTTATTAAGACTGAGATACTTCGGCAGCGATGATAAATCACTCGAATTTTGGTTCAACCTAAAAAAAGAAACCGGCCATGAGCTGGGATGGTGTCTGGgaaataataagaaattagAGCCACCAgatgtaattttacaaaagtcTCCAGATTGTTTAGAAAAACTTGGAGATTTTCTAGGCTCTGCGAAATCAATACCTGTACAGGTGTTGTCTGGG gAAGAACTAAGTATGGCTGATAGAATAAAACAAGGAATGAAGGTTGAAGTCAGTGATTTCTTTCATCCCTATAAATTATGGATTGCTACT ataataaGAAATGTTGGAGGACGACTTTTATTACGCTATGATGTACCAAATAATTCTAAAGCACCAATTAAAGATTTCTGGGTATTTTGTACTTCAGATTCTCTCCATGAATTCGGTTTCAGTGTTCAATCAAACTCGAGTTGGTTTTTAGAACCACCAAGTTCGATAGTAGACACTCATACCTATGAAGAGTGGAAAGAGTTGATAGAAAGTGGACTGCAAAATCAGCCAACTTCATTGAATTTATTCAACAACACACAATCTCCTCCTCGTCATAAATTCACTATTGGTATGAAATTAGAGGCAGTCTGGCCTACTACTCACACCAAGATATCGCCAGCAACCGTAGTAAAAGTATTCGACGACTTATATTTCCTCGTTGAATTAGACACATTTAGTCCAAATAAGAAGAGTAATTGCTACGATCCGATGTATTCGTATGATGAAAAAACCACATGGCTTTGCACAGCAAACCATCCTTACATATTCCCAGTAGGTTGGTCTAAAGAACATGACTTGAAATTAACTGCTCCCAAAGGCTGGGGGTTGCATAATCCCAGTGAGTTTAATTGGGATGTATATTTGGCTGATACGAATACAACAGCTGCAcctaaagaattattttattcacgaGAATCTGCAATTGAAACAGGCTTTGAAGTAGGTATGCATCTTGAAGCTGTTGATCCGCTGAACGACAATAGAATTTGCGCTGGTCATATCAGCAACATCACCGAAGATTTATTGTGGATAACACTTGACAATCATAAAACACGCGCTGTGCATGTTGTTCACATGCACTCGCTGAAAATATTCCCCGTTGGTTGGTGTGAATCTAATCACTATCCTCTGAAACCACCAAGAGATTTTAAAGAAGTATGCAAAAAATTAGAAAGACCTGAGAAAGAAGATTTTAAGAAAACTACCATTGATTTACCTATACCCGAATCACGGTCCTCTTCGTggtgtcctaaaatttattttaattaccgtTGCTTCACGGGTCCAATGATTTCTAAAGGAAAACTTGCTAATTTACCCAAATCCGTGGGTCCTGGACGGGTTAATCTTGTGATGAAAGAAGTACTTTCAATGATTGTATCCGTTGGTTATCGTAGTGCTCGGATTTTAAAAGTTCTTCAATGTGATACCAAGCCTCAACCTGGTTATCATCTAGAAGTTTTAAAAGCTAAACATAAAAACAATACTTACCGTGCAAGTGTTGCGGTTGTTAGTTCTGGTGAAATGGTGTCAGAATTTTGTAGAGCTGTTTGCCAAAAATTAAGTGTCTGTCCCAATTTATTTGGCCCAAAACAAATTCCTGAGGATGACTGTCCTGATAGATGTAATCGATCAACTAAAACTAAATACT tAATCGGTAAGCGAGGAAAACCTAAAGGATATACAAGTATTATGGAAGCTAAAACAAAACCATGGGGTAAAAAACGACGCAAGAAACGTATTGATGGCAAACCAAAGAATTCACCTGAACCTGATCAAGATGACGAGGTGCCTTATTCATCTACAGACATGCCTAAAGAAGAGATTGAAGACTTTGATAGCAAACCTTCTTTGTCTGAAACAGACGTAATGATTGAAAAAGATTTACACAAATCGGACAAATCTGATGATATCAAAACTGAAGTTCCTTCGAGCAATGCTTCTGATGATTCTCGTAGCTCATTTAATGATCGCAAAAGTAAGAATAGTGCTGATAGTCCCATCAGTGATactaataaaagtaaaaatagcaATACTGTTGCtaataacagtaataaatacaataaagtagtcaaaaataaaacaaaaacaaaaaaacgtGAACGTCACTGGGAAGATTGTAATGAATCTGATAACACTGATCCTGAAGCAGAGCAAGCCAAACCAGCAGCTAAACgcctaaaaattcaaaaacttaACATAAATCCACTATTTTGGAGTGTTGATGATGTATTTAGGTATCTTCGTAAGACTAATGACTGCAAAGATATTGCATACAGAGTTAAACAAgag GAAATTGATGGCTTGGCatttctattattaaatttacctTCACTTACGGAGCACATGAAATTACGCACAAATATAGCAATGAAATTATGTCGACATATCGAACAAGTAAAGGTTACCTTTTTCTTGAAACACATCAACGAAGAGAAACAGGAGAAACATTAA
- the LOC123266494 gene encoding peptide chain release factor 1-like, mitochondrial — MLFFVYGWRFGRRWSREILDFNNSRTNFNINLNSRILECNTFCTKVNLALPEKNVKKYITSLTESYKVRSKDDELLTTIIKQREVVTLLDNRILIEENIKSLEELGKNDEEMKKLGQDEFIAYQESLNKLDEEILEALADNIGKDYCRDVIFEITAGVGGQEAMLFCSDLFKMYQGYFEYLGFTYQPLGVDKENGIDGIRHATILVSGDRAFELLRHEGGVHRVQRIPATERAGRVHTSTVTVAVLPQPTELEVNLPEKDLKIETKRSTGAGGQSVNKTESAVRIVHLPTGIAVEAQSERAQIQNKRIALLKLRSKLYEMQLNDQKSTTAAMRKKQRGMSQRNEKIRTYNFSQDRITDHRISNGTMHNLKVFMEGGEDLKDLQEKLQNHFQLKVLQEAIEKCK; from the exons atgttattttttgtatatggATGGAGATTCGGACGACGTTGGTCCCgtgaaattttagattttaataattcgaGGACGAATTTTAACATTAACCTCAATAGTAGAATTTTAGAATGCAATACTTTTTGTACGAAAGTAAATTTAGCGCTGcctgaaaaaaatgttaaaaaatatataacatcTCTTACCGAAAGCTATAAAGTCCGATCAAAAGATGACGAGCTGTTGACGACGATTATTAAGCAAAGAGAGGTAGTTACTTTATTAGACAACCGGATActtattgaagaaaatatcAAAAGTCTTGAAGAACTTG GGAAAAATGACGAAGAAATGAAAAAGTTAGGCCAAGATGAGTTCATTGCATATCAAGAAAGCTTGAATAAACTAGATGAAGAAATATTAGAAGCACTAGCTGACAATATTGGTAAAGATTACTGTCGGGATGTTATATTTGAGATAACAGCTGGTGTAGGTGGTCAGGAAGCAATGTTATTTTGttctgatttatttaaaatgtatcAAGGATACTTTGAGTACCTGGGTTTCACTTATCAGCCACTGGGTGTTGATAAAGAAAACGGAATCGATGGAATAAGACACGCAACTATATTAGTATCTGGTGATCGTGCTTTTGAATTACTAAGACATGAAGGTGGTGTTCACCGGGTTCAAAGAATTCCAGCGACAGAGCGAGCTGGCAGAGTGCATACATCTACAGTTACTGTTGCTGTGTTACCACAACCTACAGAACTAGAAGTCAATTTGCCGgagaaagatttaaaaatagaaacaaAACGTTCTACTGGTGCTGGTGGTCAGAGTGTCAATAAAACTGAGTCTGCTGTGAGGATTGTCCATCTTCCAACGGGAATTGCTGTCGAAGCGCAGTCTGAGCGGGCCCAGATACAAAACAAAAGGATAGCGTTACTTAAATTGCGATCGAAACTTTATGAAATGCAATTGAATGACCAAAAATCAACGACCGCTGCAATGCGTAAAAAACAACGTGGTATGAGCCAAAGGAATGAAAAAATACGTACCTATAACTTCAGTCAAGATCGTATTACGGATCATCGGATAAGTAATGGCACGATGCACAATTTGAAGGTTTTTATGGAAGGTGGTGAAGACTTGAAAGATCTACAGGAAAAGCTACAAAATCATTTCCAGCTTAAAGTTTTACAAGAAGCTATTGAGAAGTGTAAATAg